A genomic window from Silene latifolia isolate original U9 population chromosome 11, ASM4854445v1, whole genome shotgun sequence includes:
- the LOC141611656 gene encoding endoglucanase 16 codes for MNILDILKCITIMIFLLTELYDKVEAQGYNYKEALSKSIIFLECQRSGKLPLNNRVPWRGDSGLDDGKLANVDLVGGYYDAGDNVKYGLPMAFTVTTLSWGAIMYQKQLQAAGELQHVQEAIRWGTDYFIKASSRPKRLYVQVGDPVQDHQCWIRPENMQTPRTVLQINEHTPGSEIAAETAAAMAASSIVFRDIDHAYSHSLLNKAKSLFRFAKSYRGTYDGECPFYCSYSGFNDELQWAATWLYKATRNETYLHYITEESVDAVVGEFNWDLKYAGSQILLTEMFFQGQKVFEEYKNMVDSYICSVIPGSPYAQAHFTQGGLLYMRDGANLQYATAAAFAFSVYSDVLAQHNQNVMCGGKQFRPAELMAFAKKQMDYILGTNPQQRSYMVGFGKNPPQQPHHRGASVPVLAKNEVVSCARSFVDWFTKNAPNPNELTGAIVGGPDRNDNFEDRRHIGNYEEPCTYVNSLAIGVLARLAVPS; via the exons ATGAATATTTTAGACATTCTTAAATGTATAACAATAATGATTTTTCTCTTAACAGAATTATATGACAAAGTTGAAGCCCAAGGATACAATTATAAAGAGGCATTAAGCAAATCTATCATATTTTTAGAATGTCAAAGATCTGGGAAGTTGCCTCTCAACAATAGGGTCCCTTGGCGTGGTGATTCTGGCCTTGATGATGGCAAACTTGCCAAT GTGGACCTTGTAGGGGGATATTATGATGCAGGAGACAATGTCAAATACGGGTTACCAATGGCATTCACAGTGACAACTTTGTCATGGGGAGCCATAATGTACCAAAAGCAATTGCAAGCTGCAGGAGAACTCCAACATGTCCAAGAGGCCATTCGTTGGGGCACTGACTATTTTATAAAAGCCAGCTCCAGACCTAAACGTTTATATGTTCAAGTAGGAGACCCGGTTCAAGATCATCAATGTTGGATTCGCCCTGAGAACATGCAAACCCCTCGTACAGTCTTACAAATTAATGAACATACCCCTGGCTCTGAGATTGCCGCTGAAACCGCTGCTGCAATGGCTGCATCTTCAATTGTCTTTCGTGATATAGACCATGCGTACTCTCATAGTCTATTAAATAAGGCTAAATCG CTATTTAGATTTGCTAAAAGCTATCGAGGAACTTATGATGGAGAATGCCCCTTCTACTGCTCTTATTCTGGCTTCAAC GATGAGCTACAATGGGCAGCGACATGGTTGTACAAGGCCACAAGAAACGAAACTTACCTACATTATATCACGGAAGAGTCTGTTGATGCCGTTGTTGGTGAATTTAATTGGGACCTCAAATATGCCGGCAGCCAGATTCTTCTTACCGAA ATGTTTTTTCAAGGGCAAAAAGTTTTTGAGGAGTATAAAAATATGGTTGATAGTTATATATGTTCAGTAATACCCGGAAGCCCCTATGCACAAGCTCACTTTACACAAG GAGGGTTGCTTTATATGAGAGATGGTGCAAACTTGCAGTATGCTACAGCTGCAGCCTTTGCATTTAGTGTTTATAGTGATGTACTTGCCCAACACAACCAAAATGTCATGTGTGGTGGCAAACAATTTAGACCTGCGGAGCTCATGGCATTTGCTAAGAAACAG ATGGATTATATATTGGGAACAAATCCACAACAGAGGTCATACATGGTAGGATTCGGAAAGAACCCTCCCCAACAACCACACCACAGGGGTGCATCAGTTCCAGTGTTGGCCAAGAATGAAGTGGTTAGTTGTGCGAGAAGTTTTGTCGATTGGTTCACTAAAAATGCTCCCAACCCCAACGAGCTGACAGGTGCCATTGTCGGTGGACCAGACCGCAATGATAACTTTGAAGACAGGCGTCATATTGGCAACTATGAAGAACCTTGTACCTATGTCAATTCTCTAGCTATTGGTGTCTTAGCTAGATTAGCAGTGCCATCCTAG